One Sphingopyxis macrogoltabida genomic region harbors:
- a CDS encoding P-II family nitrogen regulator: MKKIEAIIKPFKLDEVKEALHEVGVSGITVTEAKGFGRQKGHTELYRGAEYVVDFLPKVKLEVIVEDSMAERVVEAIAAAAQTGRIGDGKIFVIPVETALRIRTGERNEDAL, translated from the coding sequence GTGAAGAAGATTGAGGCGATCATCAAGCCGTTCAAGCTCGACGAAGTAAAGGAAGCGCTGCACGAAGTGGGCGTCAGCGGGATCACCGTCACCGAGGCAAAGGGCTTCGGCCGGCAAAAGGGTCACACCGAATTGTACCGCGGTGCCGAATATGTCGTCGACTTCCTGCCCAAGGTAAAGCTCGAGGTCATCGTCGAGGATTCGATGGCCGAACGCGTCGTGGAGGCGATCGCTGCGGCGGCGCAGACCGGCCGCATCGGCGACGGGAAGATCTTCGTCATCCCGGTCGAAACGGCGCTGCGCATCCGCACCGGCGAACGCAACGAGGATGCGCTTTAA
- the glnA gene encoding type I glutamate--ammonia ligase translates to MATKPKDIIARIKENDIEWVDLRFTDPKGKWQHLTMVASVLGEDELEDGLMFDGSSIEGWKAINESDMILKPDLDAVYDDPFSATPMLVIFCDIVEPSTGEGYSRDPRTTAKRAEAYVASTGIGDTVYVGPEAEFFMFDDVRFETGYNKSGFEIDDIELPTNTGRSYEGGNLGHRPRAKGGYFPVAPVDSAVDIRAEMVSTMLELGLPCDKHHHEVAAAQHELGLTFGTLTETADRMQIYKYVVHQVAHAYGKTATFMPKPIKDDNGSGMHTHISIWEKGKPLFAGNGYAGLSDMCLYFIGGVIKHAKALNAFTNPTTNSYKRLVPGFEAPVLLAYSSRNRSASCRIPYGAGAKAKRVEFRFPDAMANPYLCYSALLMAGLDGIQNKIHPGDAMDKNLYDLPPEELSEVPTVCGSLREALDSLMADHDFLLKGDVFSKDQIEAYVELKWSEVYRFEQTPSPVEFDMYYSA, encoded by the coding sequence ATGGCTACGAAGCCCAAGGATATCATCGCGCGGATCAAGGAAAACGACATCGAGTGGGTCGACCTGCGTTTCACCGACCCCAAGGGCAAGTGGCAGCACCTGACGATGGTCGCCTCGGTCCTCGGCGAGGATGAACTCGAAGACGGGCTGATGTTCGACGGCTCTTCGATCGAAGGCTGGAAGGCGATCAACGAGAGCGACATGATCCTCAAGCCCGACCTCGACGCGGTCTATGACGATCCCTTCTCGGCCACCCCGATGCTCGTCATCTTCTGCGACATCGTCGAACCGTCGACCGGCGAAGGCTATTCGCGCGACCCGCGCACCACGGCGAAGCGCGCCGAGGCCTATGTCGCCTCGACCGGTATCGGCGACACCGTCTATGTCGGCCCCGAAGCCGAATTCTTCATGTTCGACGACGTCCGTTTCGAAACCGGCTACAACAAGTCGGGCTTCGAGATCGACGATATCGAACTGCCGACCAACACCGGTCGCAGCTATGAGGGCGGCAACCTCGGCCATCGTCCGCGCGCCAAGGGCGGCTATTTCCCCGTCGCGCCGGTCGACAGCGCCGTCGATATCCGCGCCGAAATGGTCTCGACGATGCTCGAACTCGGCCTGCCGTGCGACAAGCATCACCACGAAGTCGCCGCCGCGCAGCACGAGCTGGGCCTGACCTTCGGCACGCTCACCGAAACCGCCGACCGCATGCAGATCTACAAATATGTCGTGCACCAGGTCGCGCACGCTTACGGCAAGACCGCAACCTTCATGCCGAAGCCGATCAAGGACGACAACGGCAGCGGCATGCACACCCACATCTCGATCTGGGAAAAGGGCAAGCCGCTCTTCGCGGGCAATGGCTATGCCGGCCTTTCGGACATGTGCCTCTATTTCATCGGCGGCGTCATCAAGCACGCGAAGGCCTTGAACGCCTTCACCAACCCGACGACGAACAGCTACAAGCGCCTCGTCCCGGGCTTCGAAGCGCCGGTGCTGCTCGCCTATTCGTCGCGCAACCGTTCGGCCTCGTGCCGTATCCCTTATGGTGCGGGCGCCAAGGCTAAGCGCGTCGAGTTCCGCTTCCCCGACGCGATGGCCAACCCCTATCTCTGCTATTCGGCGTTGCTGATGGCGGGCCTCGACGGCATCCAGAATAAGATCCACCCCGGCGACGCGATGGACAAGAATCTTTACGACCTGCCGCCCGAGGAACTGAGCGAAGTCCCGACCGTCTGCGGCAGCTTGCGCGAAGCGCTCGACAGCCTGATGGCTGACCATGACTTCCTGCTCAAGGGCGACGTGTTCAGCAAGGACCAGATCGAAGCCTATGTCGAGCTCAAGTGGAGCGAAGTCTATCGCTTCGAACAGACCCCGAGCCCGGTCGAATTCGACATGTACTACAGCGCCTGA
- a CDS encoding helix-turn-helix transcriptional regulator, whose amino-acid sequence MENRVREFREGAGWSQGELARRLGVSRQTINAVETDKYDPSLPLALRMAGLFGLEVRELFIDHWVAETWT is encoded by the coding sequence GTGGAAAATCGGGTGCGCGAGTTTCGGGAAGGCGCCGGGTGGAGCCAGGGCGAACTGGCGCGCCGCCTCGGCGTCTCCCGGCAGACGATCAATGCGGTCGAGACCGACAAATACGACCCCAGCCTGCCGCTGGCGCTGCGCATGGCCGGGCTGTTCGGGCTCGAGGTGCGCGAGTTGTTTATTGACCATTGGGTAGCGGAGACATGGACATGA
- a CDS encoding PQQ-dependent dehydrogenase, methanol/ethanol family gives MAKKVFSAALLGCAALVLASCNASKNDSVSGGGSLDETEKASEALLKTGGNGDNWAGIGYSYDEQRFSPLTDINDKNVGELGIAWYADLEDARGQEATPVVVDGILYVSHAWSKVDAWDAATGKKLWSFDPKVPGERAVSACCDVVNRGVAVWGDKLFVGTLDGRLIALDKKTGKELWSTQTFDTSKPYTITGAPRVVKDMVLIGNGGAEFGVRGYVTAYDADTGKLRWRFYTAPNPTKAKDGAASDDIFASKANATWSDTGEWQTSGGGGTVWDAIVYDKDLDQIYLGVGNGNPWNHGTRSNGEGDNWFLSSVVALDATTGKYKWHYQETPGETWDYTATQPIILAEQAVNGTPTKVLYHAPKNGFFFTIDRTSGKLIDAKPFVDGINWATGYDMETGRPIENPEARFYKTGKPFIAVPGALGAHNWHPMSYNPATGLVYIPAQQIPQGYLADMDELDKRKVLGFNVGTSLNKTMLPDDKAAFKAAVAATTGRLVAFDPRTGKVAWGVDYPAAWNGGTMTTAGNLVFQGTSTGRFRAYAADTGKQLLDLDMQSGIVSAPSTFRVGGVQYIAFQTGKGGAFPLVAGIAGGVTRKLPNLPRLVVLKIGGAVKFPAPPATTTLAWNPPAKIGTSEQIAAGKAHFGRYCQVCHGDSAIGNGFTPDLRVSGTLANADAWRGVILDGALKDRGMVSFARVLTPADAEAIRAYVIDRSNWTKANLPDASAPVGR, from the coding sequence ATGGCAAAAAAGGTCTTTTCGGCCGCGCTGCTGGGCTGCGCGGCACTGGTATTGGCTTCGTGCAACGCATCGAAGAACGACAGTGTCTCGGGGGGCGGATCGCTCGACGAGACGGAAAAGGCCAGTGAGGCCCTGCTCAAGACCGGCGGTAACGGCGATAACTGGGCCGGCATCGGCTACAGCTACGACGAACAGCGCTTCAGCCCGCTCACCGATATCAACGACAAGAATGTCGGCGAGCTGGGCATCGCGTGGTACGCCGACCTCGAAGATGCGCGCGGGCAGGAGGCGACGCCGGTCGTCGTCGATGGCATCCTCTATGTCAGCCACGCCTGGTCGAAGGTCGACGCGTGGGATGCCGCGACCGGCAAGAAGCTCTGGTCTTTCGATCCCAAGGTTCCCGGTGAGCGCGCGGTCAGCGCCTGCTGCGACGTGGTCAACCGCGGCGTTGCGGTATGGGGCGACAAGCTGTTCGTCGGCACGCTCGACGGCCGCCTGATCGCGCTCGACAAGAAGACCGGCAAGGAGCTGTGGTCGACGCAGACCTTCGACACCTCGAAGCCCTATACGATCACCGGCGCGCCGCGCGTCGTGAAGGACATGGTGCTGATCGGCAATGGCGGCGCCGAGTTCGGCGTGCGCGGCTATGTCACCGCTTATGACGCCGACACCGGCAAGCTACGCTGGCGCTTCTACACCGCGCCGAACCCGACCAAAGCCAAGGACGGCGCGGCCAGCGACGACATCTTCGCGTCGAAGGCCAATGCGACATGGTCCGACACCGGCGAGTGGCAAACCTCGGGCGGCGGCGGCACTGTCTGGGACGCGATCGTCTACGACAAGGATCTCGACCAGATCTATCTCGGTGTCGGCAACGGCAATCCATGGAACCACGGCACGCGCTCGAACGGAGAGGGCGATAACTGGTTCCTCTCCTCGGTCGTGGCTTTGGATGCCACGACCGGCAAATATAAATGGCATTATCAGGAAACCCCCGGCGAGACGTGGGACTATACCGCGACCCAGCCGATCATCCTCGCCGAGCAGGCGGTAAACGGCACGCCGACCAAGGTGCTGTACCACGCGCCGAAGAACGGCTTCTTCTTCACGATCGACCGTACGAGCGGCAAACTGATCGATGCCAAGCCTTTCGTCGACGGGATCAACTGGGCGACCGGCTACGACATGGAGACCGGCCGCCCGATCGAGAATCCCGAGGCGCGCTTCTACAAGACCGGCAAGCCGTTCATCGCGGTGCCCGGGGCGCTCGGCGCGCACAACTGGCACCCGATGAGCTACAATCCCGCAACGGGCCTCGTCTATATCCCCGCACAGCAGATTCCGCAGGGCTATCTCGCCGACATGGACGAACTCGACAAAAGGAAGGTGCTCGGCTTCAACGTCGGCACTTCGCTCAACAAGACGATGCTCCCCGACGACAAGGCGGCGTTCAAGGCGGCGGTCGCAGCGACGACCGGCCGGCTCGTCGCCTTCGACCCGCGCACCGGCAAGGTCGCGTGGGGCGTCGACTATCCCGCCGCGTGGAACGGCGGCACGATGACCACCGCGGGTAATCTCGTCTTTCAGGGCACCAGCACCGGCCGCTTCCGTGCCTATGCCGCCGACACCGGCAAGCAATTGCTCGACCTCGACATGCAGTCGGGGATCGTCAGCGCGCCCTCGACCTTCCGCGTCGGCGGGGTGCAATATATCGCGTTCCAGACCGGAAAGGGCGGCGCCTTCCCGCTCGTCGCCGGGATCGCGGGCGGCGTCACGCGCAAGCTGCCCAACCTGCCGCGCCTAGTCGTGCTCAAGATCGGCGGCGCGGTGAAATTCCCCGCCCCGCCGGCGACGACGACGCTCGCGTGGAATCCGCCGGCGAAGATTGGTACCTCTGAACAGATCGCGGCGGGCAAGGCGCATTTCGGGCGCTATTGTCAGGTCTGCCACGGCGACAGCGCGATCGGCAACGGCTTCACCCCCGACCTCCGCGTCTCGGGTACGCTCGCCAACGCCGATGCGTGGAGGGGCGTGATCCTCGACGGCGCGCTCAAGGATCGCGGCATGGTCAGCTTCGCGCGCGTGCTGACCCCAGCCGATGCCGAGGCTATCCGCGCCTATGTCATCGACCGGTCGAACTGGACCAAGGCCAATCTGCCCGACGCTTCGGCCCCCGTCGGGCGCTGA